The candidate division WOR-3 bacterium genome has a segment encoding these proteins:
- a CDS encoding CvpA family protein, protein MAWIDIVIIVIVISLIVHGIATGLIRSAFDIAGIICGYIIALTYSAAVRIPQILAFLLIFIIVVVVFSIAGRIISKIVHITPLGLIDRLLGGFLGLIKGVIVCFVLLIAITYMRKDLRILYESQFASQIVDVGLKASRFLPGSLYEWIEDVFGRSDTASYEDHNISV, encoded by the coding sequence ATGGCGTGGATTGATATAGTAATAATTGTTATCGTTATCAGTTTGATCGTTCACGGCATAGCGACCGGTTTGATCAGGAGTGCATTCGATATCGCCGGAATCATATGCGGATATATTATCGCCTTGACCTACAGCGCAGCCGTGAGAATACCCCAAATTCTTGCATTCTTGTTGATCTTCATAATTGTTGTTGTCGTTTTCTCGATAGCCGGTAGGATTATCTCAAAGATAGTGCATATTACGCCGCTCGGTCTTATTGACCGCTTACTGGGTGGATTTTTAGGCTTGATAAAGGGTGTTATCGTCTGTTTTGTGCTGCTGATTGCGATAACGTACATGAGAAAGGATTTAAGGATTTTGTACGAGTCACAGTTTGCATCGCAAATCGTCGATGTTGGTCTGAAGGCGAGCAGATTCTTGCCAGGGTCTCTGTACGAGTGGATTGAAGATGTTTTTGGTCGAAGCGATACCGCATCGTATGAAGATCATAACATTTCTGTCTGA
- a CDS encoding insulinase family protein: MNKALIILLPIFLSSATQIQRDTLENGLVVLTVEAHRIPVVEVRAYVEAGSVLDPAGKEGLANLTGQSLIRGTEQYSYSELVETIESVGGELTPFVTEDYAGLSGKVLSKDLARLIDILESCLQHPEFDSLELFRLRRETISLINARSDNPFEVSEKGFRSLLFGEHPLGHFPEGIESSVASITASEARGFYDAYYHPNNTFLIFVGDFDKDSLLATLNSSFGAWKRGEIPKPHFTEPDPIEHPKAQVIPMDISQAYILLGDFGPRYGETDWNATRVMNYILGGAGLTSRISGTIREEKGLAYIAYSSFRRFVDGGYFAAEVQTKKEMVNEAVAGLIQELEKVRDTIYVEELTRAKKFYTGYLPLSYDTYSELANIIARIEIENLGLDYLSRFEDYILGLTVDDLQTAARKYLHPDRFYLLIVGDISPDDIATDGIEWVE, from the coding sequence ATGAACAAGGCACTCATTATTCTACTTCCTATTTTCCTCAGCTCCGCAACGCAAATACAGCGTGACACCCTGGAGAATGGATTGGTCGTCCTTACGGTAGAGGCTCACAGGATCCCGGTGGTCGAGGTGAGAGCGTATGTGGAGGCTGGCAGCGTTTTGGATCCAGCAGGCAAAGAGGGTCTGGCAAATCTAACAGGGCAGAGCCTGATCAGGGGCACAGAGCAGTACTCATACAGCGAACTCGTTGAGACCATTGAGTCCGTGGGCGGTGAATTGACACCGTTTGTGACAGAGGATTACGCCGGGCTGAGCGGTAAGGTGTTGAGCAAAGATCTGGCGCGACTCATCGATATTCTTGAGAGTTGTCTTCAGCATCCGGAGTTTGATTCCCTGGAATTGTTCCGTTTGAGAAGAGAAACTATTTCGCTTATCAATGCAAGATCCGACAATCCGTTCGAAGTGAGCGAAAAAGGTTTTCGCAGCCTGTTGTTTGGTGAACATCCGTTGGGTCACTTCCCTGAAGGTATTGAAAGCTCGGTTGCATCCATAACTGCGTCAGAAGCGCGTGGTTTCTATGATGCTTACTATCACCCGAACAACACGTTCCTGATTTTCGTTGGTGATTTTGACAAGGATTCTCTGCTCGCGACTCTAAATAGCAGTTTTGGCGCGTGGAAAAGAGGGGAGATACCCAAACCGCATTTTACTGAACCAGACCCAATTGAGCATCCTAAGGCGCAGGTGATACCGATGGACATATCTCAGGCCTATATTCTCCTCGGCGATTTTGGCCCGAGATATGGTGAGACTGATTGGAATGCGACGCGCGTCATGAACTATATCCTTGGCGGTGCTGGTTTGACTTCGCGCATCTCTGGAACAATAAGGGAAGAAAAAGGGTTAGCTTACATTGCCTATTCCTCTTTCCGCCGTTTTGTGGATGGAGGTTATTTCGCGGCCGAGGTCCAAACCAAGAAGGAAATGGTCAATGAAGCGGTTGCGGGTTTGATCCAAGAATTGGAGAAGGTGAGAGATACGATATACGTTGAGGAATTAACAAGGGCCAAGAAGTTCTATACGGGGTATTTGCCCTTGTCGTATGATACATATAGCGAGCTGGCAAATATAATTGCACGTATTGAGATCGAGAATCTTGGTCTGGATTATTTGTCGAGATTTGAAGATTACATTCTCGGGTTAACTGTTGATGACCTGCAAACCGCTGCGAGAAAATATCTGCATCCTGACCGGTTCTATTTGCTGATCGTTGGTGATATTAGTCCGGATGATATCGCTACAGATGGAATCGAGTGGGTCGAGTGA
- a CDS encoding MSCRAMM family adhesin SdrC, which yields MIMLFFMLAANNRVNTSFYTYHQVGGQSVTDLYFNYVLHRYDLRVALEKRQDQSGLKSISFGIDSAIGDFRLALGEKPYHVRAPVTTNLNLWGLSLISRGADIFLGRIRDNTTSLPPTFNQNRYTVGARLHRQLFPRIPLDFYLMRRSDNTSPTRVSDNNSVGVNSEVRFGDNLTVDNRLWASHTERGIGASYAFNGRYTAEKYGGHCHFTTMSGNYVPLSNVKMYRGTWLRLNTYEKPTDWLGFSQDIGYSSLGDRRLTLNTRLSPARLPVMTYGVSLSRARVTQIVDGEYCFKGFGISANYEWSSARRAYGLRLVQHIVNCQFWSSFQRRDADVWQFGLMFPFPNHVRFKGFLNFVTRAHYQSHTTGFEISSRFFRDLNLSFTYEYIRHNTASDQFLSLNISKTFDFDRVGLSFISGRVFMDANNNGMYDYGDEPMPDIDVVIDGKSETKTDRNGIYSFHFVRSGQHSVNVNLGCMPAEIGTARRKQSVDTRLLSQARVNFPLEVLGSMGGTVYFDSNNNGQMDEEEDGIPNVVLALNGYMTTTDKDGGFRFANLASGTYVLEPKVLPPETMATRQELLYVFIKPGAEVKDYTLGIAKKERPVNKKVFD from the coding sequence ATGATAATGCTCTTCTTCATGCTTGCCGCTAATAACCGTGTCAATACGTCATTTTATACATATCATCAGGTAGGTGGCCAATCGGTTACCGATCTGTATTTCAACTACGTGTTGCACCGGTATGATCTCCGGGTGGCATTGGAGAAAAGGCAAGATCAGTCCGGGTTGAAGAGCATATCCTTTGGAATTGATTCAGCGATTGGTGATTTCCGCCTGGCGCTGGGTGAGAAACCTTACCACGTGCGCGCCCCGGTTACCACGAACCTGAACCTTTGGGGCCTGTCGCTGATAAGTCGTGGTGCTGATATTTTTCTGGGAAGAATACGCGATAACACTACATCGCTGCCCCCGACATTCAATCAAAATAGATATACGGTCGGCGCCAGGTTACACCGGCAACTCTTCCCGCGCATCCCCCTTGATTTCTACTTGATGCGAAGAAGCGATAATACCTCTCCAACTCGGGTAAGCGATAATAACTCAGTTGGTGTAAATTCAGAAGTCAGGTTCGGTGACAATCTGACCGTTGATAACCGGCTGTGGGCAAGCCATACCGAGCGCGGGATTGGCGCGAGTTATGCTTTCAATGGACGTTATACGGCGGAGAAATACGGAGGTCATTGCCATTTTACTACGATGTCAGGAAACTACGTGCCTCTCTCCAATGTGAAGATGTACCGTGGTACTTGGCTCAGATTGAATACGTACGAGAAGCCGACCGATTGGCTTGGTTTCAGTCAGGATATCGGTTACAGTTCTTTGGGTGACAGGAGGCTTACCCTTAATACGAGATTGTCACCTGCGCGGTTGCCCGTAATGACCTATGGTGTTTCTCTTTCGAGGGCGCGGGTAACTCAGATAGTCGACGGTGAGTATTGCTTCAAAGGCTTCGGGATTTCTGCGAATTACGAATGGTCAAGCGCACGCCGTGCATATGGCCTTAGATTGGTGCAGCACATTGTGAACTGCCAGTTCTGGTCGAGTTTCCAAAGACGCGATGCCGATGTATGGCAGTTCGGACTCATGTTTCCATTCCCAAACCATGTGAGATTCAAGGGATTTCTCAATTTTGTTACGCGCGCACATTACCAGAGTCATACGACCGGATTTGAGATATCTTCACGGTTCTTCAGGGATCTGAATCTTAGTTTTACTTACGAATACATACGCCATAACACGGCAAGTGATCAGTTTCTTTCTCTTAACATTTCGAAGACTTTTGATTTCGACCGGGTTGGTTTGAGTTTCATATCGGGGCGGGTATTCATGGATGCAAATAACAATGGAATGTACGATTACGGCGACGAACCAATGCCGGATATTGATGTTGTCATCGATGGCAAGAGTGAAACGAAAACAGACAGAAATGGTATCTATTCTTTCCATTTCGTGAGATCCGGTCAGCATTCTGTCAATGTGAATCTCGGTTGCATGCCCGCCGAAATCGGTACTGCTCGAAGAAAGCAATCTGTTGATACGAGATTGTTGTCTCAGGCGCGGGTCAACTTCCCCCTCGAGGTGCTGGGTTCGATGGGTGGCACGGTATACTTTGACAGCAATAACAACGGACAGATGGACGAGGAGGAAGATGGTATACCAAATGTGGTTCTTGCGCTAAACGGTTATATGACGACAACTGACAAGGATGGCGGATTTCGTTTTGCCAATCTTGCTTCTGGCACATATGTGCTGGAGCCCAAGGTGCTGCCGCCAGAAACGATGGCAACTCGACAGGAATTGCTGTATGTGTTTATAAAACCCGGCGCAGAAGTTAAGGACTACACTCTGGGCATCGCAAAGAAGGAAAGACCAGTTAATAAGAAAGTATTCGATTAG
- a CDS encoding insulinase family protein, whose translation MLNLLLALICIQPIQVIEYSLDNGLRVLLYEDHFVPVVSTQIHYRVGSYYEPQGLTGISHLLEHMAFKGTEKHGPKEYNRIIEEAGGYENGYTSVDRTVYYANLRSDRYEIELDLEADRMQNLLIAPDDFVPEKAVVMEERRLRENDPFGSLIEQLDLMSYTYHPYRNPIVGFMSDLERTTRDDVYNWYRKNYNPANAVIVLAGDVYPEEARQVINKHFGSIKGTPLDDVAYSEPPQRGERRFVLKKQVNQSALAIYYHTVASDHEDMYALDVISMILSSGYSARFEQELVRDKGIATAVRTYHQNLKYGGGFTLLAIPQKDIDLEMLEVEIYDVLDNLKNIPLIEAELTKAKNKALAQDIFRRDSPERIGAHIGQLEIAGHGWESINEYPASIQKVNIEDVMAVAEKYFTQDNRTVGYLVPTEVK comes from the coding sequence ATGCTAAATTTGCTTCTGGCGCTAATTTGCATTCAGCCTATTCAAGTTATCGAATACAGTCTCGATAATGGTTTAAGGGTTCTACTATACGAGGACCATTTCGTTCCTGTTGTGTCCACCCAGATACACTACCGGGTTGGCAGCTATTACGAACCACAGGGGTTGACCGGGATTTCCCATCTACTCGAGCACATGGCATTCAAGGGGACCGAGAAGCACGGGCCCAAAGAGTATAATAGAATAATCGAAGAGGCTGGCGGGTATGAGAATGGATATACCTCGGTTGACCGGACTGTTTACTACGCGAATTTGAGAAGCGATCGCTATGAAATTGAATTAGATCTGGAGGCCGACCGCATGCAGAATCTTCTTATTGCGCCTGATGACTTCGTCCCTGAAAAGGCAGTAGTTATGGAGGAAAGAAGGCTAAGGGAGAACGATCCATTCGGCAGCCTTATTGAGCAATTAGATCTGATGAGTTACACTTATCATCCATATCGTAATCCAATCGTAGGTTTCATGTCTGACCTAGAGCGGACTACGCGGGATGACGTTTATAATTGGTACAGAAAGAATTACAATCCTGCTAATGCAGTCATTGTCCTGGCTGGTGATGTATACCCCGAAGAGGCGCGTCAGGTGATCAACAAGCATTTCGGAAGCATCAAGGGCACGCCGCTTGATGACGTTGCATACAGTGAACCTCCTCAGCGCGGTGAACGCCGTTTTGTATTGAAAAAACAGGTAAATCAATCTGCTCTGGCTATATACTACCATACGGTCGCGTCCGATCATGAAGATATGTACGCTCTGGATGTGATTTCAATGATCCTCTCGTCCGGATACAGTGCGCGTTTTGAACAGGAGTTGGTCCGCGACAAAGGCATTGCAACCGCAGTCAGGACCTATCACCAAAATCTGAAGTATGGCGGTGGATTCACGCTGCTTGCTATTCCACAGAAGGACATCGATCTTGAAATGTTGGAGGTAGAAATTTATGATGTTCTGGATAACTTGAAAAATATCCCCCTGATTGAAGCGGAACTGACCAAAGCGAAGAACAAGGCATTAGCACAGGATATTTTTAGAAGGGATTCCCCGGAAAGGATCGGAGCTCATATAGGGCAGTTGGAGATTGCCGGTCATGGGTGGGAGAGCATTAACGAGTACCCGGCCAGTATCCAGAAGGTGAATATCGAAGATGTCATGGCGGTGGCGGAAAAGTACTTTACGCAGGATAATCGAACAGTCGGTTATCTCGTTCCAACGGAGGTCAAATGA
- a CDS encoding SAM-dependent chlorinase/fluorinase: MKIITFLSDFGAIDWFVAAVKGEILKVTPRARIVDITHNIKPYDVRGAAFVLSSVFRNFPKGSIHLSVVDPGVGSERKPLIVQSHGHLFVGPDNGLFSRIYEKASKVYEIKMNARMSSTFHARDIFGPTAARLAGGTSTQMLGKRCKDYVCHETAQPRKKKNIFCGEIVYIDHFGNCVTNIPNSEEITKLRVLGRTVAIRNHYSAGSYKGLVGVKGSLGYYEIASYVGSACQVLKAGIGVPIEGYAEP, translated from the coding sequence ATGAAGATCATAACATTTCTGTCTGATTTCGGCGCAATTGATTGGTTTGTCGCGGCCGTGAAGGGCGAGATACTGAAAGTCACTCCACGTGCACGCATCGTCGATATCACTCATAATATAAAACCATATGACGTTCGAGGCGCTGCTTTTGTGCTTTCTTCCGTATTCAGAAATTTCCCGAAGGGTTCAATTCATCTCTCGGTCGTCGACCCGGGAGTCGGTAGCGAGCGGAAACCGCTTATCGTACAATCACATGGCCACCTCTTTGTGGGCCCGGATAACGGCCTTTTTTCTCGTATTTATGAAAAGGCATCAAAAGTTTATGAAATAAAGATGAATGCCAGGATGAGCTCCACTTTTCATGCACGCGACATTTTTGGCCCAACCGCGGCCCGGTTGGCAGGTGGCACCAGCACGCAGATGTTGGGGAAGAGGTGCAAAGACTATGTCTGTCACGAGACGGCCCAACCGAGGAAGAAGAAAAACATCTTCTGCGGTGAGATCGTCTATATCGACCACTTCGGGAATTGCGTAACTAACATACCAAATTCAGAAGAAATCACGAAATTACGCGTCTTAGGACGGACCGTGGCCATAAGAAATCATTACAGCGCAGGGTCATATAAAGGCCTTGTTGGTGTGAAGGGAAGCCTCGGTTATTATGAGATCGCGAGCTATGTGGGAAGTGCGTGCCAGGTATTGAAAGCGGGTATTGGCGTGCCGATCGAGGGTTATGCTGAGCCCTAA